The Choristoneura fumiferana chromosome 11, NRCan_CFum_1, whole genome shotgun sequence genome includes a region encoding these proteins:
- the AlaRS-m gene encoding alanine--tRNA ligase, mitochondrial, with protein sequence MFRVPVRGRIVHGRSLARLKSSSSFIRSTFIEYFAQKHGHKHVKSSSVVPLCDPTVPFVNAGMNQFKGVFLGLVEPPCARAVNAQKCVRVGGKHNDLDAVGTDGHHHTFFEMLGNWSFGDYYKKDACKMAWELLLGPYGFKAENLVVTYFSGDAVIGLQEDRECRDIWKDIGVQSSRIKGLGASDNFWEMGATGPCGPCTEIHYVNPDGSLTEIWNIVFIQCNREADGSVTALRRQHVDTGAGLERVAALLQDARSNYDTDLFRPIIGAIERNSSGAAYGGQWGAGAARDGAYRRLADHARMLAVCLADGVFPATSLNLKQIMRKSFKISTDVFHNPQLLRILYDEVAASLGPTYPELLVKEKAVKLILEQEENAYARMRAGLGKKWKELLARFPEVEAMADVEMSGFALGYKEFKEIMAKQSTPVIPGELVFKLYDTHGFQEDVIERIAALNNVAIDKEGFWKLLAHHKSRHKTAIKEQTQNKAQMFHKTIDELLKNNITSTNDTHKYKYTIVNNKVEFEPLKTEIVAILNDEGEWLDFLEPIVNQTYYVVTKDTNFYCEEGGQVADSGVIRVSDSALLKVDSVFKIRDFVFHKGCFTLTDDSEYMKCKSDVLLEIDGEKRLSVMRNHTAVHLLNAAMRKVLPNSVVCQVGSSVTEQGLSLTLSVYGEKLSHDVVLKAQELIRESIQANSPVETRVIDSLQLDESVLTVPGESYPETGLRLVQVGAPLPSKELCCGTHVPSVAHVGELCVTTVKAAAGHTPALHAITGPRASEARELFCRAHQLYKVVDLLEDDRRKDEVATIKTQLASLCAAAGAGAAYGEYARSLEVLDKVQKRASTNNDLALHAIAEEEIRDATLEATKEGRRFVVHFLRCSYIMPSEAVTRALRVPHPVAPTLLLGCAGGVIGAAATVPRELVTRSFTAQHWLRCILPVFEAEPAAAPGPPGTTPDTYAEMIATKVSLITCEQMVQDAMRAAIKFAHAHTKDDHHSPGAVDRSDGRGRRQN encoded by the exons ATGTTCCGAGTACCGGTTCGAGGCAGAATTGTCCACGGCAGATCGTTGGCGCGGTTGAAGTCGTCGAGCAGCTTTATAAGGAGCACTTTTATTGAATACTTCGCTCAAAAACATGGACATAAGCATGTGAAATCGAGCTCTGTTGTCCCATTGTGCGACCCCACTGTGCCCTTCGTCAATGCCGGCATGAACCAG TTCAAAGGAGTGTTCCTGGGGCTGGTGGAGCcgccgtgcgcgcgcgccgtcaACGCGCAGAAGTGCGTGCGCGTCGGCGGCAAGCACAACGACCTGGACGCGGTCGGCACAGACGGACACCACCACACCTTCTTTGAGATGCTCGGCAACTGGTCCTTTGGGGACTACTACAAG AAAGATGCCTGTAAAATGGCGTGGGAGCTGCTGCTGGGTCCGTACGGCTTCAAAGCTGAGAATCTGGTGGTCACGTACTTTTCTGGGGACGCCGTCATCGGCCTCCAGGAGGACCGGGAGTGCAGGGACATTTGGAAAGATATTGG AGTACAGTCCAGTAGGATAAAGGGTCTCGGCGCGTCAGACAATTTCTGGGAGATGGGGGCCACGGGTCCCTGTGGGCCGTGCACGGAGATACACTATGTGAACCCTGATGGGAGCCTCACCGAGATATGGAACATCGTCTTCATACAGTGCAACAG GGAAGCGGACGGGTCTGTGACGGCGCTCCGGAGGCAGCACGTGGACACCGGCGCGGGGCTGGAGCGGGTCGCGGCGCTGCTGCAGGACGCCCGCTCCAACTACGACACCGACCTGTTCCGGCCCATCATCGGGGCCATCGAGAGG AACAGCAGCGGCGCGGCGTACGGGGGCCAgtggggcgcgggcgcggcgcgggacGGCGCCTACCGCCGCCTGGCGGACCACGCGCGCATGCTGGCCGTCTGTCTGGCCGACGGAGTGTTCCCTGCCACCAG CCTGAACCTCAAGCAGATAATGCGCAAATCGTTCAAAATCTCCACAGACGTGTTCCACAATCCTCAGCTACTCCGCATACTCTATGACGAAGTGGCTGCCAGCCTGGGTCCCACGTACCCTGAGCTGCTGGTCAAGGAAAAAGCCGTCAAGTTAATCCTGGAACAGGAAGAGAACGCGTATGCCCGCATGAGGGCCGGGTTGGGGAAGAAATGGAAGGAACTGTTGGCGAGGTTCCCGGAGGTGGAGGCGATGGCTGATGTGGAGATGTCTGGGTTCGCGTTGGGGTACAAGGAGTTCAAAGAG ATAATGGCCAAGCAAAGCACACCGGTTATACCAGGGGAACTAGTCTTCAAACTATACGACACCCACGGCTTCCAAGAGGACGTCATCGAGAGGATAGCCGCCTTGAACAACGTGGCCATCGACAAGGAGGGCTTCTGGAAACTTCTCGCGCACCACAAATCTAGACATAAGACCGCCATCAAAGAACAAACACAGAACAAAGCACAAATGTTCCACAAAACCATAGACGAACTACTCAAAAACAACATCACCTCAACCAAcgacacacacaaatacaaatacacaatcGTCAACAACAAAGTTGAGTTCGAACCGTTGAAAACGGAAATAGTAGCCATTTTAAACGATGAAGGCGAGTGGTTAGACTTTTTAGAACCAATTGTGAATCAAACTTATTACGTAGTAACAAAAGACACTAATTTCTATTGCGAAGAAGGTGGACAGGTAGCGGATAGCGGTGTTATTAGAGTGAGTGATAGTGCCTTATTAAAAGTAGATAGTGTTTTTAAAATTCGCGATTTCGTGTTCCATAAAGGTTGTTTCACACTAACAGACGATAGCGAATACATGAAGTGTAAAAGTGACGTTTTGTTGGAAATTGATGGTGAGAAAAGACTTAGTGTTATGAGGAATCACACGGCGGTGCATTTGTTGAACGCGGCGATGCGCAAAGTGCTGCCGAACAGTGTGGTGTGCCAGGTGGGGTCGAGTGTGACGGAACAGGGGCTGTCCCTGACTTTGTCGGTTTACGGAGAGAAGCTGTCGCACGATGTCGTCTTGAAAGCGCAGGAGTTGATACG TGAATCAATCCAGGCCAACTCTCCCGTGGAGACCCGCGTAATAGACAGTTTGCAGCTGGACGAGTCGGTGTTGACCGTGCCCGGGGAGTCCTACCCCGAGACGGGGCTGCGGCTCGTACAAGTCGGCGCGCCACTGCCTTCCAA GGAGCTGTGTTGCGGCACGCACGTGCCTTCCGTGGCGCACGTGGGCGAGTTGTGCGTGACGACGGTCAAGGCGGCCGCCGGACACACGCCCGCGCTTCACGCCATCACCGGGCCCCGCGCCTCAGAG GCCCGCGAGCTGTTCTGCCGCGCGCACCAGCTGTACAAAGTGGTGGACCTGCTGGAAGACGACCGCCGCAAGGACGAGGTGGCCACCATCAAGACGCAGCTGGCGTCGCTCTGCgcggccgccggcgccggcgccgcctaCGGAGAGTACGCGCGCTCTCTGGAAGTGCTGGATAAAGTGCAGAAGCGCGCGTCGACCAACAATGATTTGGCTCTACA CGCAATAGCCGAGGAGGAGATCCGCGACGCGACGCTGGAGGCCACAAAGGAGGGGCGGCGCTTCGTGGTGCACTTCCTGCGGTGCTCCTACATCATGCCGAGTGAAGCCGTCACCCGCGCGCTGAGGGTCCCGCATCCCGTCGCGCCCACGCTGCTGCTCGGGTGCGCCGGTGGCGTTATAGGGGCCGCCGCCACTGTGCCTAGG GAGCTGGTGACCCGTTCGTTCACGGCGCAGCACTGGCTGCGCTGCATCCTGCCGGTGTTCGAGGCGGAGCCTGCGGCCGCGCCCGGCCCGCCCGGCACCACGCCCGACACCTACGCCGAGATGATTGCCACTAAG GTGAGCCTGATCACATGCGAGCAAATGGTCCAGGACGCGATGCGCGCCGCCATCAAGTTCGCACACGCGCATACCAAGGACGACCACCACAGCCCGGGCGCCGTCGACCGCTCCGACGGCCGCGGTCGCCGCCAGAACTGA
- the LOC141432479 gene encoding uncharacterized protein: MAYLQVALISLALCFGINAFTAVPSQDWPISISHQFPENLRNDQFHAMIQQQLASIGPFQVSMSTSTLLRSLIYALSPAKPIGRQFVAKKDEFSAKNAKKYNDDPCDDESCVHACQFFFDKGFGFCAEVLWCVCYD; this comes from the exons ATGGCGTATCTTCAAGTAGCTTTAATATCGCTGGCATTATGCTTCGGGATTAATGCTTTTACAGCAGTCCCATCACAAGACTGGCCAATAT CAATAAGCCATCAATTTCCGGAAAACCTCCGGAACGACCAGTTCCACGCGATGATTCAACAACAGTTGGCCTCAATAGGTCCCTTCCAGGTGTCAA TGTCAACAAGCACCTTGCTTCGCTCGCTAATATACGCCCTGAGCCCGGCCAAGCCCATCGGGCGGCAGTTCGTGGCCAAGAAGGACGAGTTCTCGGCCAAGAACGCAAAGAAATACAACGACGACCCCTGCGACGACGAGAGCTGTGTGCACGCATGCCAGTTTTTCTTTGACAAGGGCTTCGGGTTCTGCGCCGAGGTGCTGTGGTGTGTGTGTTACGATTAA
- the Hrd3 gene encoding HMG-coA reductase degradation 3, with translation MKGLEVYVLCLCIFVATAELLGPEGQKKDVKDKVADEEESVEDADTDTTAEQDYVKQLTDAVNKEIVTLHEYAEAIRKSKELPKEDEMNNENQLEQMEFSLKMLKKSLLRHTEEGWLGDVKGGDFSGGELESVDDNPQDILDTLPPLTEEVEPELTPELKEAKEVYEAALAKLQRRSPDLRASVLQVATAADAGYAPAKITLAWSYLFGEGVELDLDKARGIFEELVEQGNADAHAGMGFLYATGTAVPVSQAKALVHYTLGALGDSTYAQMALGYRYWAGVTVPSSCQKAMDLYMKVAAKVAAGVTLSGGPSIQRARLLDEAEGGGAGGALDSDLIEYYQLLAEKGDVQAQVGLGQLHFQGGRGVSLDVHKALHYFQQAAKTGNAVANAFLGKIYLEGGDGIKADNETALRYFRKAAELNNPVGQSGLGIMYLQGRGVPKDTSTALKFFTMAANQGWVEGQLHLGFMYFSGIGVRRDFKQANKYFSLASQSGHVLALYHLAHAHAQGLGVLRSCTTAVELFKNVCERGEWASRLMLGHAAWRARDSDSSLLQYLSLAERGYELAQSNAAFLLDAGEVSLYSEPERYRRALQLWGRAAAQGYSAARVKLGDYHYYGLGTPRDLEAAAHHYRIASEQLHNAQATFNLGYMHERGLGLARDLHLAKRCYDLAADTSPDARLPAALALARLNAQAALAQLAESLAANPVAAALVSGDSLSNWDVYLITALLGALGVVVYLRRPAQAN, from the exons ATGAAGGGATTGGAAGTTTATGTGCTGTGCTTGTGTATATTTGTGGCGACGGCTGAGTTACTCGGTCCGGAAGGTCAGAAAAAAGATGTCAAAGATAAGGTGGCGGATGAAGAAGAGTCAGTTGAAGACGCCGACACCGACACTACTGCGGAGCAGGATTATGTTAAGCAGCTCACTGATGCCGTTAATAAGGAGATCGTAACGTTACACGAATACGCTGAGGCGATACGGAAGAGCAAGGAGCTGCCTAAAGAAGATGAAATGAATAATG aGAATCAATTGGAACAAATGGAGTTCTCTCTGAAGATGCTGAAGAAGAGTCTCCTGCGACACACGGAGGAGGGGTGGCTCGGAGACGTGAAGGGGGGAGACTTCAGTGGAGGGGAGCTGGAG AGTGTAGATGACAATCCACAGGATATTTTGGACACACTGCCGCCACTCACGGAGGAGGTGGAGCCTGAACTGACTCCAGAGCTGAAAGAAG CGAAAGAGGTGTACGAGGCAGCCCTAGCCAAGCTCCAGCGGCGCTCCCCCGACCTGCGCGCGTCGGTGCTTCAGGTGGCTACGGCGGCGGACGCGGGCTACGCGCCGGCCAAGATCACGCTGGCCTGGAGCTACCTGTTCGGGGAGGGCGTCGAACTCGACCTGGACAAAGCCAGGGGAATCTTCGAGGAGCTCGTGGAACAGGGGAATGCTGATGCTCACGCG ggcATGGGTTTCCTGTACGCTACAGGCACCGCGGTGCCGGTGTCGCAGGCTAAGGCCCTCGTCCACTACACGCTGGGCGCGCTGGGCGACAGTACGTACGCGCAGATGGCGCTGGGCTACCGCTACTGGGCGGGGGTCACTGTGCCCAGCTCCTGTCAGAAGGCTATGGATCTCTACATGAAGGTTGCCGCTAAGG TGGCAGCGGGTGTGACCCTGAGCGGGGGGCCGTCGATCCAGCGCGCACGGCTGCTGGACGAGGCGGAggggggcggcgcgggcggcgcgctggACAGCGACCTCATAGAGTACTACCAGCTGCTGGCGGAGAAGGGAGACGTACAGGCGCAG GTGGGGCTGGGCCAGCTGCACTTCCAGGGCGGGCGCGGCGTGTCGCTGGACGTCCACAAAGCGCTGCACTACTTCCAGCAGGCTGCTAAGACCGGCAACGCGGTCGCCAACGCCTTCCTTGGCAAG ATTTATTTGGAAGGCGGCGACGGCATCAAGGCAGACAATGAAACGGCACTGCGATACTTCCGCAAAGCAGCCGAGTTGAATAACCCCGTCGGCCAGAGCGGCCTCGGCATCATGTATTTACAG GGCCGCGGCGTACCCAAGGACACGAGCACGGCGCTGAAATTCTTCACGATGGCCGCCAACCAGGGCTGGGTGGAAGGCCAGCTGCATCTCGGCTTCATGTACTTCA GTGGCATCGGCGTGCGGCGCGACTTCAAGCAGGCCAACAAGTACTTCTCTCTGGCGTCGCAGTCGGGCCACGTGCTCGCGCTGTACCAcctcgcgcacgcgcacgcgcagggGCTCGGCGTGCTGCGCTCCTGCACCACCGCCGTCGAG TTGTTCAAGAACGTGTGCGAGCGCGGCGAGTGGGCGTCGCGGCTGATGCTGGGGCACGCGGCGTGGCGCGCGAGGGACTCGGACTCCTCGCTGCTGCAGTATCTTTCGCTGGCCGAACGCGGCTACGAGCTGGCGCAAAGCAACGCCGCCTTCCTGCTGGACGCGG GTGAAGTGAGCCTGTACTCCGAGCCGGAGCGCTACCGACGCGCGCTGCAGCTGTGGGGCCGCGCGGCCGCCCAGGGGTACTCCGCGGCGCGCGTCAAGCTCGGGGACTACCATTACTACGGGCTAGGGACACCGAGGGATCTAGAGGCCGCTGCGCATCATTACAG GATCGCATCGGAGCAGTTGCACAATGCGCAGGCGACGTTCAATCTGGGATACATGCACGAGCGCGGGCTGGGGCTGGCGCGGGACCTGCACCTGGCCAAGCGCTGCTACGACCTGGCGGCGGACACGTCGCCCGACGCGCGCCTGCCGGCCGCGCTCGCGCTCGCGCGCCTCAACGCGCAGGCCGCGCTCGCGCAGCTGGCGGAG TCGCTAGCCGCTAACCCGGTCGCTGCCGCCCTGGTGTCGGGCGACTCCCTCTCCAACTGGGACGTGTACTTGATCACGGCGCTGCTGGGCGCGCTCGGCGTCGTCGTCTACCTGCGCCGACCCGCGCAGGCCAACTGA
- the LOC141432955 gene encoding molybdopterin synthase catalytic subunit-like — protein MGRVHIFSGAPVPPPSPPVDHIDKSLIQINVSDEELQQRIQNFIERKREQVNISNIHDFIPGKEEDQTEDTCARVRTQFVKRSDSKGHLKIRKVCNEWGPQTVSDFSQPEPAASGLPASGVPTASGLPAAIAERVLSVEKFLNIGPVAPDIYKRLKAMEDRIAYLEAISPEYAEFWKSQKEPDEPEQKPAMNFIFSAEDIARKIEQLERMDSM, from the exons ATGGGCA GAGTTCATATTTTTTCAGGCGCCCCAGTACCCCCGCCCTCCCCCCCAGTCGACCACATAGACAAGAGCCTAATACAAATAAACGTCTCCGATGAAGAACTGCAGCAACGCATACAGAACTTCATCGAGAGAAAGAGAGAGCAAGTGAACATCAGCAACATACACGACTTCATACCGGGGAAGGAGGAGGATCAGACGGAGGATACCTGCGCGAGGGTGAGGACGCAGTTCGTGAAGCGTAGCGACTCTAAGGGGCATTTGAAGA TCCGCAAGGTGTGCAACGAGTGGGGCCCCCAAACGGTCTCTGACTTTAGCCAGCCGGAGCCCGCGGCGTCGGGCCTGCCAGCCTCGGGCGTGCCCACGGCGTCGGGCCTGCCCGCCGCCATCGCCGAGCGCGTGCTCAGCGTAGAAAAGTTCCTCAACATAGGGCCGGTGGCGCCCGACATCTATAAGAGGCTGAAGGCTATGGAAGACCGGATCGCGTATCTGGAGGCCATCTCGCCGGAGTATGCTGAGTTTTGG AAATCCCAGAAGGAGCCAGACGAGCCCGAACAGAAACCAGCCATGAACTTCATATTCTCTGCCGAAGACATCGCGCGGAAGATTGAGCAACTAGAAAGGATGGACAGCATGTGA